The sequence TGCTGGTGCAGATGCGCGCCGAGTTGCAGGCCCATTTTGACGAAGAAGAGCGCGACCTGCTGCCGGTGTTGCGCGCGGCGGGTGAGCCGGCGCTGGTCGATCGCCTGCTGCGCGAGCATGCCCAGCTCAACGCCTTGTTCGACGCGGCCGCAGCCGGCCAGCACTGCGCCGAGGCCGGCGAAGCGTTGATCGCCCATGTGCGCTTCGAGGAGCGCGAGATGTTTCCCGCCGTCGAGGCGGCGCTGGTCCCGGCCTGAAAGCCGCTCAGGCGCTGAACGCAGCGACATGACGGCACCGAATACCACGAGGCACCTCCAGGTGCCCACCCCCAACCCCAACCTCACCCCGGCGCGGCGGTCCCCGTCGTGCCGGCCCCTTTCCCCCGGCGTGCCCGCACGCCCGATTGCCTGATCCACGAGACGTACCGATGGCCATTATCCGACTCGAAGAACCCCGCCCCCGTCTGCCGGCCAGCCGCGCCGGCTGGTCGCCGTTCATGGCGATGGCCTTCCGGCCCT comes from Denitromonas sp. and encodes:
- a CDS encoding hemerythrin domain-containing protein encodes the protein MRRDPRLVPLSREHHAALRLARALIAGTGVAMLVQMRAELQAHFDEEERDLLPVLRAAGEPALVDRLLREHAQLNALFDAAAAGQHCAEAGEALIAHVRFEEREMFPAVEAALVPA